One genomic segment of Nitrosopumilus sp. includes these proteins:
- a CDS encoding TrmB family transcriptional regulator has translation MPDSIPPTFNKLLDFESDTEIYKHKLTLEKIRNELINFGLTKSQAKVFIYLGKYGSKTASEIAKALQLPRTETYHLVNSLQNYGLVVAELSHPTKYTAKEMKEAISTLVKQEQERIDILANKEESLSKMWKEIPFFMVETDESKSEKMQLLNGIGPITNKIREMISSSKSDFKIYGSVSDLIRLYNSNVFDWIANASTNLKIVISPLNKIPEFLAKFDSDSIRIIASNVENKCFIVNDKKEILIFMRNANHPTRQVFAWWSDSDTLVDMMNSLFELSWEKGEMLY, from the coding sequence TTGCCAGACTCAATCCCGCCTACATTCAATAAATTGCTTGATTTTGAATCAGACACTGAAATATACAAACACAAACTCACTCTTGAGAAGATAAGAAATGAGTTGATTAATTTTGGCCTAACCAAAAGTCAGGCCAAGGTATTCATCTATCTTGGTAAGTATGGATCCAAAACAGCTTCAGAGATAGCAAAAGCTTTACAGTTACCAAGAACTGAAACATATCATCTGGTAAACTCATTACAGAATTATGGATTGGTAGTTGCAGAATTATCCCATCCTACAAAATATACTGCAAAAGAAATGAAAGAAGCCATTTCTACCTTAGTAAAGCAAGAGCAAGAGAGAATTGACATTCTGGCAAACAAAGAAGAATCCTTGTCTAAGATGTGGAAAGAAATTCCTTTTTTTATGGTGGAAACTGATGAATCCAAATCTGAAAAGATGCAATTACTAAATGGAATAGGTCCAATCACTAACAAAATACGTGAAATGATTAGTTCCAGTAAAAGTGATTTTAAAATTTATGGAAGTGTTTCTGATTTGATTAGACTGTATAATTCTAACGTGTTTGATTGGATTGCAAACGCATCAACAAATCTCAAAATTGTAATATCTCCATTAAATAAAATACCTGAATTCCTTGCTAAGTTTGATTCTGACAGTATTCGTATAATTGCCTCAAATGTTGAAAACAAATGCTTTATTGTAAATGACAAAAAAGAGATTTTAATATTTATGAGAAATGCAAATCATCCAACACGTCAAGTATTTGCATGGTGGTCTGACTCTGATACGCTAGTCGATATGATGAATTCATTATTTGAACTCTCTTGGGAAAAAGGAGAGATGCTATATTGA
- a CDS encoding N-formylglutamate amidohydrolase: MSKFPILLSIPHGGTQKPPELDGHLCITEKDQFDDSDPFVIEIYDLEDKVQKVIKSDIARAFVDLNRSLQDLPPKNPDGLIKSATCYQKPIYISGKEPDDSLRKTLIEKYYLPYHREIQKSTHELDLQLCLDCHSMAAIAPNVSPDGNNKKRPLFCISNQDGETSSAEMLELLADCISKSFSIKRDDISLNDPFHGGHITKTYGNNPIPWIQVEMNRSLYLSEPWFDDRTLKTDNSHLEKLNHSFEKSIMLFFSKI; encoded by the coding sequence TTGAGTAAATTTCCAATATTGTTATCAATTCCTCATGGTGGAACACAAAAACCTCCAGAACTTGATGGGCATTTGTGCATTACAGAAAAAGATCAGTTTGATGACTCTGATCCTTTTGTAATTGAGATTTATGATCTTGAGGACAAAGTTCAAAAAGTAATCAAATCTGATATTGCAAGAGCATTTGTAGATCTTAATCGTTCATTACAAGATCTTCCACCAAAAAATCCTGACGGTCTGATAAAAAGTGCAACATGTTATCAAAAACCAATCTATATTTCAGGTAAGGAACCAGATGACTCTCTTAGAAAAACATTGATTGAAAAGTACTATCTGCCATATCATCGAGAAATTCAAAAGAGTACTCATGAACTAGATTTACAACTGTGTCTTGATTGTCATTCTATGGCTGCCATTGCTCCAAATGTCTCCCCTGATGGCAACAACAAAAAAAGACCTCTGTTTTGTATTTCTAATCAAGATGGTGAAACATCCTCTGCTGAAATGCTAGAACTCTTAGCTGATTGTATTTCAAAATCATTCTCAATTAAAAGAGATGATATATCTCTTAATGATCCATTTCATGGTGGGCATATTACCAAAACATATGGAAATAATCCGATCCCATGGATCCAAGTTGAGATGAACAGAAGTTTGTATTTATCGGAGCCTTGGTTTGATGATAGAACACTAAAAACTGATAATTCTCATCTTGAGAAATTAAATCACTCATTTGAAAAATCTATCATGCTATTTTTTTCAAAGATTTAA
- a CDS encoding inorganic diphosphatase encodes MSKNFWHDIEPGNDIPEIINVVVEIPKGSMNKYEYDKKHNMVKLDRVLFSPFHYPGDYGLVPQTLSDDGDPLDALVLVTNPTYPGILIEARPIGLLQMKDDGKLDDKIICVATNDPRYLHTTDISNVEDHYRSEIAHFFQVYKDLEGKKVEIIGWKSAKEAKVVIIDSIKRYKDTLKKY; translated from the coding sequence ATGAGTAAGAATTTTTGGCATGATATTGAACCTGGAAATGATATTCCTGAAATTATCAATGTCGTAGTAGAGATTCCAAAAGGTTCAATGAACAAATACGAATATGACAAAAAGCACAACATGGTAAAACTTGATAGGGTTTTGTTCTCACCATTTCATTATCCTGGAGATTATGGTCTGGTTCCTCAGACTTTGTCGGATGATGGAGATCCACTTGATGCATTAGTATTAGTCACAAATCCAACATACCCAGGAATTTTAATTGAGGCAAGACCAATAGGATTGCTTCAAATGAAAGACGATGGCAAATTGGATGACAAGATAATTTGCGTTGCAACAAATGATCCCAGATACCTTCATACTACAGATATTTCAAATGTAGAAGATCATTATAGATCTGAGATTGCGCATTTTTTCCAAGTATACAAAGATCTCGAAGGCAAAAAAGTAGAGATCATAGGTTGGAAGTCAGCTAAAGAGGCCAAGGTTGTAATTATTGATTCAATAAAGAGATACAAAGACACTTTGAAAAAATATTAG
- a CDS encoding UBP-type zinc finger domain-containing protein: MTKVCEHFSIKDNISPKTKSCEECEKEHLPVVAIRMCLICGHVGCCDSSIGKHATKHFEETGHPVIKAIPENTWKWCYIHKEYY, from the coding sequence ATGACAAAAGTATGTGAACATTTCTCAATTAAAGACAATATTTCACCAAAGACTAAAAGCTGTGAAGAGTGTGAAAAAGAACATCTTCCAGTAGTAGCAATTAGAATGTGTTTAATCTGTGGTCATGTTGGATGTTGTGATTCATCAATTGGAAAACATGCAACAAAACACTTTGAGGAGACAGGACATCCTGTAATAAAGGCAATTCCAGAAAACACTTGGAAATGGTGTTACATACACAAAGAATATTATTAA